The proteins below are encoded in one region of Helianthus annuus cultivar XRQ/B chromosome 2, HanXRQr2.0-SUNRISE, whole genome shotgun sequence:
- the LOC110914548 gene encoding queuine tRNA-ribosyltransferase catalytic subunit 1 — translation MALRFEILGRFNRARAARLTLPHFVCETPLFMPVGTQGTIKGLTTNQLEDIGCQIILGNTYHLALRPTSELIDELGGLHKFMNWPRALLTDSGGFQMVSLLHLADITEEGVTFQSPVDGKPMLLTPEESIQIQNRIGADIIMALDDVVKTTITGPRIEEAMYRTLRWIDRCIAAHKRPKEQNLFGIVQGGLDPVLRDICVQGLVERNLPGYAIGGLAGGEDKDSFWRVVAQCTASLPESKPRYVMGVGYPLDIVVCSALGADMYDCVYPTRTARFGTALVPEGVLRLKHQSMADDTRPIDSTCECMVCKNYTRAYLHCLVTKDAMGSQLLSYHNLYYMMQLSRNLHSSIIEGTFPKFVCDFLTKMFPEGNVPEWVCNAMEVAGIDISSCCTPLNTKPNIHASSG, via the exons ATGGCTCTTCGTTTTGAG ATTCTCGGGAGGTTCAATCGTGCTCGTGCAGCCCGGCTAACTCTCCCTCACTTTGTTTGTGAGACACCGCTATTTATGCCCGTTGGAACACAAG GGACAATAAAAGGTTTGACCACCAACCAACTTGAGGATATTGGATGCCAAATTATACTCGGAAATACATATCATTTAGCACTCCGTCCGACTTCTGAGCTTATAGATGAATTAGGTGGTCTTCACAAATTTATGAACTGGCCTAGGGCGCTTCTCACCGATTCTGGTGGTTTTCAGATG GTCTCGTTATTGCATTTAGCTGATATCACTGAAGAAGGTGTCACGTTTCAG TCGCCAGTTGACGGAAAGCCAATGCTCCTAACACCTGAAGAATCAATCCAAATCCAA AACAGAATTGGAGCAGACATTATTATGGCTCTTGATGATGTGGTGAAAACCACAATTACAGGTCCTCGTATTGAAGAAGCTATGTATCGCACTTTGCGTTGGATAGACAGATGCATAGCAG CTCATAAGAGACCAAAAGAGCAGAATTTATTTGGAATTGTACAAGGTGGTTTAGATCCAGTCTTAAG GGATATATGTGTTCAAGGTTTGGTGGAGAGAAATTTGCCTGG CTATGCGATTGGTGGCCTTGCTGGCGGTGAAGATAAAGATTCATTTTGGCGTGTGGTTGCGCAATGCACTGCTTCACTTCCTGAAAGCAAACCCCGTTATGTTATG GGTGTTGGCTATCCACTTGATATTGTAGTTTGCAGTGCTTTGGGTGCCGACATGTATGACTGTGTATATCCTACACGTACTGCTCGATTTGGTACTGCTCTTGTGCCCGAg GGGGTTTTAAGACTTAAACACCAGTCAATGGCTGATGATACCCGACCGATTGACTCAACATGCGAGTGTATG GTTTGCAAAAACTACACAAGGGCCTATCTTCACTGCCTTGTTACAAAAGATGCTATGGGTTCTCAACTTTTATCTTATCACAATTTGTACTATATGATGCAG CTTAGCAGAaatcttcattcatcaatcatAGAAGGAACATTTCCAAA ATTTGTATGTGACTTCTTAACGAAAATG TTTCCTGAGGGTAATGTTCCTGAATGGGTCTGCAATGCCATGGAGGTTGCTGGTATTGACATCTCATCATGTTGTACCCCTTTAAATACAAAGCCTAACATACATGCTTCAAGTGGATAA